One genomic region from Candidatus Limnocylindrales bacterium encodes:
- a CDS encoding aspartate-semialdehyde dehydrogenase, which yields MKIGVVGATGQVGSVMRTLLAERRFPISQIRFFASSRSAGTKLPWNGGEITVEDAATADPTGLDIALFSAGAKSSRELAPRFAECGVTVIDNSSAWRMDPDVPLIVSEVNPGEIANARRRIIANPNCTTMAAMPVLKPLHDEAGLTRIVASTYQAVSGAGLVGVNELDAQAHAAVGNARDLTYDGSATTMPAPSKFAKSIAFNVLPYAGSYVADGSLETDEEQKLRNESRKILSIPDLRVSGTCVRVPVFTGHSLSINAEFARPISVARATELLAAAPGVELLDVPTPLEAAGKDPSYVGRIRQDSSVDGGRGLVFFVSNDNLRKGAALNAIQIAELFCR from the coding sequence ATGAAGATAGGAGTAGTAGGAGCGACCGGGCAGGTAGGGAGCGTGATGCGCACGCTGCTGGCCGAGCGCAGGTTTCCGATCAGCCAGATCCGTTTTTTCGCATCGTCGCGCTCGGCGGGAACGAAGCTGCCGTGGAACGGCGGCGAGATCACGGTCGAGGATGCCGCGACGGCCGATCCGACCGGTCTCGACATCGCGCTGTTTTCGGCCGGCGCCAAATCGTCGCGTGAGCTGGCGCCGCGCTTTGCCGAGTGCGGCGTGACCGTAATCGACAACTCGTCGGCGTGGCGCATGGATCCGGACGTGCCGCTGATCGTAAGCGAGGTGAACCCGGGCGAGATCGCCAACGCCCGCCGGCGCATCATCGCCAACCCGAACTGTACGACGATGGCCGCGATGCCGGTCCTCAAGCCGCTGCACGACGAGGCCGGCCTTACGCGGATCGTCGCGAGCACCTACCAGGCCGTGAGCGGCGCCGGGCTGGTCGGCGTCAACGAGCTCGACGCGCAGGCGCACGCCGCCGTCGGCAACGCCCGCGATCTCACGTACGACGGATCGGCCACCACGATGCCGGCCCCGTCGAAGTTCGCGAAGAGCATCGCGTTCAACGTGCTGCCGTACGCCGGCAGCTACGTGGCCGACGGATCGCTCGAGACGGACGAAGAGCAGAAGCTCCGCAACGAGAGCCGCAAGATCCTGTCGATCCCCGATCTGCGCGTCAGTGGAACGTGCGTGCGGGTGCCGGTCTTTACGGGCCACTCGCTGAGCATCAACGCCGAGTTCGCGCGCCCGATCAGCGTTGCGCGCGCGACCGAGCTCCTCGCGGCCGCTCCCGGTGTCGAGCTGCTCGATGTCCCGACTCCGCTCGAAGCCGCCGGCAAGGATCCCAGCTACGTAGGCCGCATCCGCCAGGACTCCTCCGTGGACGGCGGCCGCGGGCTGGTGTTCTTCGTGAGCAACGACAACCTTCGAAAGGGCGCCGCGCTCAACGCGATCCAGATCGCCGAGTTGTTCTGTCGGTAG